One window from the genome of Pyrobaculum ferrireducens encodes:
- a CDS encoding zinc ribbon domain-containing protein: MKEVVKQTGLPFAYAQQAVKEAVEAYNSWAEAGGRPPEVRRVAPYVDERTWRFDSATALSIRLMSGRHAAELWPHKRFWLFEWLVRGGRAKRASTIRLRRVKNRVYAMFTYEVEPEAEKEPAAVAAFDVNDNTVVVARVDLKASADRVAQWNRKWVQPSTSIKVFKTDFGRLAKRYAAIRRKWAEGLSVEVSGRKLSGVHTREFRKRVKRLREGKRKRDRVNKIAHELTREPVILVAEDLGRRPQEEMVERAKSAGLRHRIKQMPIKAVVGKVRDRAAERGLRFVFVSASRYSKTCPVHREPLSFPLGPKMGLCPHGHWVHRDVAAVLNILKKAAEELEPKYAEVVRHALSTVDKRQLEEWSAIVLRAERTVKARWPAVLARAGPMTPPGAIIPAGDEGAYDPP, translated from the coding sequence GTGAAGGAGGTCGTGAAACAGACCGGGCTACCGTTTGCATACGCCCAGCAAGCCGTCAAGGAAGCGGTCGAGGCCTACAACTCTTGGGCCGAGGCGGGCGGGAGGCCTCCTGAGGTGAGGCGCGTAGCGCCTTACGTAGACGAGAGGACGTGGCGCTTTGACTCGGCGACCGCTCTATCCATAAGGCTCATGTCTGGGAGGCACGCCGCGGAGCTGTGGCCGCACAAGCGGTTCTGGCTCTTCGAGTGGCTTGTCAGGGGTGGGAGGGCCAAGAGGGCGTCTACGATTAGGCTGAGGCGGGTGAAGAACAGGGTATACGCCATGTTTACATACGAGGTGGAGCCAGAGGCGGAAAAAGAGCCCGCCGCCGTTGCGGCCTTCGACGTGAACGATAACACAGTGGTGGTAGCTAGAGTCGATCTTAAGGCCTCAGCCGACAGAGTTGCCCAGTGGAACCGCAAGTGGGTGCAGCCCTCCACCTCGATTAAGGTGTTCAAGACAGATTTCGGCAGGCTGGCCAAGCGCTACGCCGCGATTAGACGCAAGTGGGCCGAGGGGCTCTCCGTGGAGGTGAGCGGGAGGAAGCTCTCCGGCGTCCACACTAGGGAGTTTCGAAAGAGGGTGAAGAGGCTTAGGGAGGGGAAGAGGAAGCGGGATAGAGTTAACAAGATAGCTCATGAGCTTACGAGAGAGCCGGTGATCCTCGTCGCTGAGGACTTGGGCAGAAGGCCTCAGGAGGAGATGGTGGAGAGGGCGAAAAGCGCCGGGCTTAGGCACCGCATTAAGCAGATGCCTATCAAAGCCGTAGTAGGAAAAGTACGGGACAGAGCCGCGGAGCGCGGTTTGAGGTTTGTATTTGTGTCAGCCAGCAGGTACTCCAAGACCTGCCCAGTACACAGAGAGCCTCTGTCGTTCCCCCTCGGCCCCAAGATGGGGCTCTGCCCCCACGGCCACTGGGTCCACAGAGACGTTGCGGCCGTGTTAAACATTCTGAAGAAAGCCGCGGAGGAGCTGGAGCCGAAATACGCCGAGGTGGTCAGACATGCACTATCCACAGTGGACAAAAGACAGCTGGAGGAGTGGTCTGCTATTGTGCTGAGGGCGGAGCGTACTGTTAAAGCCAGGTGGCCCGCCGTGCTGGCCCGGGCCGGCCCCATGACCCCGCCGGGCGCCATAATCCCGGCAGGGGACGAGGGCGCCTATGACCCGCCCTAG
- a CDS encoding DUF4443 domain-containing protein: MKNREVAYLQLLALLSTSNTPRGRKNLAEELKIGEGIVRTLLEGGREFGHVLIMKGGVKITEAGQTFLKDALDICGIGGIFAVEEAKDLLCGRRCVAHVVRGALGDVIKIRDSLVRLGACGALIIEKKGGKTYLPPIGEPLEKYHANLAKKLEHHIAQDTSVVITCGDTFADALTPIELMCHDALRL, translated from the coding sequence GTGAAGAACCGCGAGGTGGCGTATCTACAGCTACTCGCGTTACTCAGCACGTCGAACACCCCACGAGGCCGGAAGAATCTGGCGGAGGAGCTCAAAATCGGCGAGGGAATCGTCAGAACACTACTCGAAGGCGGCCGGGAGTTCGGCCACGTCTTGATAATGAAGGGGGGAGTCAAGATAACCGAGGCAGGTCAGACATTTCTAAAAGACGCACTCGACATCTGCGGAATAGGCGGCATATTCGCCGTAGAGGAAGCCAAAGACCTACTCTGCGGCCGGAGGTGCGTGGCACACGTAGTAAGAGGCGCCTTGGGAGACGTCATCAAGATACGCGACTCGCTGGTGAGGCTAGGCGCATGCGGCGCCTTGATAATTGAGAAAAAAGGCGGCAAGACATACCTCCCCCCCATCGGAGAGCCACTAGAAAAATACCACGCCAACCTCGCAAAAAAACTAGAACACCACATAGCACAAGACACCTCGGTGGTCATCACCTGCGGCGACACCTTCGCAGACGCCCTCACGCCAATAGAGTTGATGTGCCACGACGCGCTAAGACTTTAA
- a CDS encoding RuvB-like helicase, with amino-acid sequence MSSVKIEEVRTQFERFAAHSHIKGLGVREGKVEFVGDGFVGQTEAREAAYIVVKMIKEGKFAGKGVLIVGPPGTGKTALALGIARELGSETPFVALSGGEIYSLEVKKSEFLMRALRRAIGIKVREWRKVYEGEVRSLEFRYGRHPYNPYIQRVLGATIKLRTRDEEKTLRIPAEIAQQLIELGVEEGDVIMIDEETGAVSVVGRGEGGEQYDIAVRKRAELPKGPVYKEKEIVRFFTLHDVDMSLARQRGLISAMIFGFAEEVKEIPDEVRRQSDEIVKKTVEEGKAELVPGVLFIDDAHLLDIESFSFLMRAMETEFAPIIIMATNRGIAKIRGTDVESPHGIPQDMLDRLVIIRTRPYTADEVREIITIKAREQNVPLGRDALELLTAIGAEHSLRYALQLLTPAYIIAKERGRSTVTREEVEYVKRHFVSVKESVEYVKSLEEKFLR; translated from the coding sequence ATGTCGTCGGTTAAGATTGAGGAAGTTAGGACACAGTTCGAGCGCTTCGCCGCTCACAGCCACATTAAGGGCCTCGGCGTCAGGGAGGGGAAGGTGGAGTTCGTCGGCGACGGGTTTGTGGGGCAGACAGAGGCGCGGGAGGCGGCTTACATAGTGGTGAAGATGATTAAGGAGGGGAAATTCGCTGGGAAAGGCGTGTTGATCGTAGGGCCGCCGGGCACCGGCAAGACGGCGCTGGCCCTGGGTATCGCGAGGGAGCTGGGTTCCGAGACTCCGTTTGTGGCGCTTTCCGGCGGGGAGATATATTCCCTGGAGGTTAAGAAGTCGGAGTTTTTGATGAGGGCGCTTAGGAGGGCGATTGGGATAAAGGTGAGGGAGTGGAGGAAGGTGTACGAGGGGGAGGTGAGGTCGCTGGAGTTTAGATACGGCCGCCACCCCTACAACCCGTATATACAGAGGGTGCTCGGCGCCACTATTAAGCTGAGGACTAGGGACGAGGAGAAGACGTTGAGGATCCCGGCTGAGATTGCGCAGCAGCTGATTGAGCTGGGGGTGGAGGAGGGCGACGTCATTATGATTGACGAGGAGACAGGCGCCGTGTCTGTGGTGGGGAGGGGGGAGGGCGGGGAGCAGTACGACATAGCTGTGAGGAAGAGGGCGGAGTTGCCCAAGGGCCCCGTCTACAAGGAGAAGGAGATTGTGAGGTTCTTCACGCTTCACGACGTCGATATGTCTCTGGCGAGGCAGAGAGGTCTAATCTCCGCCATGATTTTCGGATTTGCCGAAGAGGTTAAGGAAATCCCAGACGAGGTTAGGAGGCAGAGTGATGAAATTGTGAAGAAGACTGTGGAGGAGGGCAAGGCGGAGCTTGTGCCGGGGGTTTTGTTTATAGACGACGCCCATCTCCTGGACATCGAGAGCTTCTCGTTCCTCATGAGGGCTATGGAGACTGAGTTCGCCCCGATTATCATCATGGCCACTAATAGGGGGATAGCTAAGATTAGGGGGACCGACGTGGAGTCGCCCCACGGGATACCGCAGGACATGTTGGATAGGCTGGTTATCATCCGCACAAGGCCCTACACGGCCGACGAGGTGAGGGAAATCATAACGATTAAGGCTCGTGAGCAGAACGTGCCGCTTGGGAGAGACGCCCTCGAGCTCTTGACCGCAATAGGCGCGGAGCACTCCTTGAGATATGCGCTTCAGTTGCTCACGCCGGCTTATATAATAGCCAAGGAGCGGGGCAGATCCACGGTGACGAGAGAGGAGGTGGAGTACGTCAAGAGGCACTTCGTATCTGTGAAGGAGTCTGTGGAGTACGTCAAGTCGCTGGAGGAGAAGTTTTTGAGATAG
- a CDS encoding M50 family metallopeptidase encodes MDGLLALAISWFVLVGIVYLLNRSAVRYFLAIYWKSERLVRYVEAFTRRLSFVPLRAYLVVALTLFAVPVFVAIPFVRPDGQVQILWGFLYMLVGGTLNALGALFRGAPPEEAAARSAGVTPIIPGVTLPWDQLPYMAVAVAVGVVLHELMHGYAALRYGIPVRSVGVFSLFYILSGAFVEPDEEQFKKANTEAKLAVLASGVAVNVVVALSAMLLGVAGAWAGLQGAVFGVPAYGVQPGDRVIGIHGCGLQDAVYTPDDLLTKLNVLAGLGPLMGINKTVNCKPGDKVTLVAASWLHRYEVTLDYTSFTTPPRINWLYTDGSLYLGGVRPGDVVTKIEGCGRTWETPTSGQLLSAVIETRAVCRAGDSVRVYVERNGTLHVFNVTLVEKGGKIFYGLGPGSLPMIGYDAGPIKRDQLYNTDFTKLVFWLIVVNYGLAVLNALPIYPLDGGQLLAAAIQRRLGEKRGNAVVSAVTWVLAAMLIFNIALGVLGEQYRILQSIR; translated from the coding sequence GTGGACGGGCTGTTAGCACTGGCCATCAGCTGGTTCGTGCTGGTTGGCATCGTATACCTGTTGAATAGAAGCGCCGTGAGGTATTTCCTAGCCATCTACTGGAAGAGCGAGAGGCTCGTAAGGTACGTCGAGGCGTTTACTAGGAGGCTGAGTTTTGTACCTCTCAGAGCCTACCTCGTCGTGGCGCTGACTCTCTTCGCGGTGCCTGTATTCGTGGCTATCCCCTTTGTGAGGCCAGACGGGCAGGTCCAGATTTTATGGGGCTTTCTCTACATGTTGGTTGGAGGTACTTTAAACGCCCTCGGCGCGCTCTTCAGAGGGGCGCCGCCGGAGGAGGCCGCGGCGCGCTCAGCCGGGGTTACTCCAATTATCCCAGGAGTCACACTCCCATGGGATCAACTGCCCTACATGGCTGTCGCCGTCGCTGTCGGCGTCGTTCTGCACGAGCTAATGCACGGATACGCTGCCTTGAGATACGGGATCCCGGTGAGGTCCGTCGGGGTCTTCTCCCTCTTCTACATCCTAAGCGGGGCTTTTGTAGAGCCCGACGAGGAGCAGTTCAAGAAGGCAAATACAGAAGCCAAGCTCGCCGTCTTGGCGAGCGGCGTCGCTGTAAACGTCGTTGTGGCGCTGTCGGCGATGTTGTTAGGGGTCGCCGGCGCCTGGGCCGGCTTACAAGGCGCGGTGTTCGGCGTCCCGGCCTACGGCGTCCAGCCAGGAGACAGGGTTATTGGAATCCACGGTTGCGGGCTACAGGACGCCGTCTACACCCCTGATGACCTGTTGACGAAGTTAAATGTGCTCGCCGGCCTCGGGCCGCTTATGGGAATAAACAAAACTGTCAACTGCAAGCCAGGCGACAAGGTGACCCTCGTCGCCGCCTCGTGGCTGCATCGATACGAAGTCACGCTGGATTACACAAGCTTCACCACGCCCCCCAGGATAAACTGGCTCTACACAGACGGCTCGCTGTACCTCGGCGGCGTCAGGCCGGGGGACGTGGTGACGAAGATAGAGGGTTGCGGCAGGACGTGGGAAACGCCGACGAGCGGCCAGCTACTAAGCGCAGTAATTGAGACGAGGGCTGTGTGCAGAGCGGGGGACTCGGTTAGGGTCTACGTGGAGAGAAACGGCACGCTCCACGTCTTTAACGTGACGCTGGTGGAGAAGGGGGGGAAGATTTTCTACGGGCTGGGGCCCGGTAGCCTGCCCATGATCGGCTACGACGCGGGGCCTATAAAAAGGGACCAGTTGTACAACACCGACTTCACAAAACTCGTGTTCTGGCTAATTGTGGTGAACTACGGCCTCGCCGTGCTCAACGCGTTGCCCATATACCCACTAGACGGGGGGCAGCTACTCGCCGCGGCGATTCAGCGGAGGCTGGGGGAGAAGAGGGGCAACGCCGTGGTAAGCGCAGTGACGTGGGTCCTCGCCGCCATGCTTATCTTCAACATAGCCCTCGGCGTGTTGGGAGAGCAGTACAGAATTCTGCAGTCGATAAGATGA
- a CDS encoding DUF2208 domain-containing protein has protein sequence MRRAVLSVASILVFSAILTFFPGEYFTAILLYFVLFFGVSILMGVRSYRRGMATVQEVSKGRPIIEIDEKEVNKLLEKDKELVNEYKKMVRGSFLPMLTLPLFILLATFLFPTLPPATESALGPSIGKLPARFLGYVAVFGIFTLISMATFKPPTAPRIVRSLKVYDAGLVIDKSLGLKAPIEVADYKVSEERRFIEFKLNNQIFRIYYKDIKELDSVLSKLVKPLKQ, from the coding sequence ATGAGGCGAGCCGTGCTGAGCGTGGCGTCGATACTAGTTTTCTCAGCGATTCTCACCTTCTTCCCTGGCGAGTACTTCACAGCTATATTACTGTACTTCGTCCTATTCTTCGGAGTCTCTATACTAATGGGGGTGAGGTCGTACAGGAGAGGCATGGCAACGGTGCAGGAGGTGTCTAAAGGCCGCCCCATAATTGAAATAGATGAGAAAGAAGTTAATAAACTCTTAGAAAAAGATAAAGAGCTTGTAAATGAGTATAAAAAAATGGTCAGGGGGTCATTTCTGCCGATGTTAACACTACCTCTATTTATACTACTAGCCACGTTCCTATTTCCAACACTGCCGCCCGCAACCGAGTCGGCGCTTGGCCCCAGCATAGGAAAGCTCCCCGCGAGATTTCTCGGCTACGTGGCTGTATTTGGCATATTCACCTTGATCTCCATGGCGACTTTCAAGCCGCCTACCGCCCCGAGGATAGTGAGGAGTCTAAAGGTGTACGACGCCGGCCTCGTCATAGACAAGAGTCTGGGCCTCAAGGCGCCTATAGAAGTGGCGGATTACAAAGTCAGCGAGGAGAGGAGATTTATCGAATTTAAGCTAAATAACCAAATATTTAGAATCTACTACAAAGATATAAAAGAGCTTGATAGTGTTTTATCTAAACTAGTTAAGCCTCTAAAACAGTGA
- the rpl12p gene encoding 50S ribosomal protein P1, protein MEYIYGALLLHYAKQEINEENLAKVLQAAGISPDEVRIKTLVAALKEVNIEEAIKSAAFAPVAAAAPAAAPAAGGAAPAAPAKAEEKKEEEEKKGPSEEEIAGSLASLF, encoded by the coding sequence ATGGAGTACATATACGGGGCGTTGTTGCTTCACTACGCTAAGCAGGAGATAAACGAAGAGAATCTGGCGAAGGTACTGCAGGCGGCAGGCATTTCGCCAGACGAGGTTAGGATAAAGACTCTCGTGGCGGCTCTCAAGGAGGTAAACATAGAGGAGGCTATTAAGTCGGCGGCGTTTGCGCCGGTGGCCGCCGCGGCGCCCGCGGCGGCGCCAGCAGCCGGCGGGGCCGCCCCCGCAGCGCCTGCAAAGGCTGAGGAGAAGAAAGAAGAAGAGGAGAAGAAGGGGCCGAGCGAGGAGGAAATCGCCGGCTCGCTGGCTTCACTGTTTTAG
- a CDS encoding ATP:cob(I)alamin adenosyltransferase, which yields MLSKPCLLLFACPGDGGETLVYWRGEARRARKDDPLIKLFGALDSAVVYSHKAANLLPRPQARIMRLVAFAVMELGFYLATGKAEYLDTATALYKRALKLAYAAAPEEPLRSWIACASPECSAVDEARVWIRWAERRLVTLGESAGAKLLNQLSNLAFEVMRTLPHIKYRHRSVS from the coding sequence GTGCTGTCTAAACCATGTCTACTGCTCTTTGCATGTCCGGGTGATGGTGGAGAGACTTTGGTATACTGGAGGGGGGAGGCTAGGAGGGCGAGGAAGGACGACCCGTTGATTAAGCTCTTCGGCGCGCTGGACTCGGCGGTGGTGTACAGCCACAAGGCGGCTAACCTCCTGCCCCGCCCCCAGGCCCGGATCATGCGCCTCGTGGCCTTCGCCGTGATGGAGCTCGGCTTCTACCTAGCCACCGGGAAGGCGGAGTACCTAGACACAGCCACCGCGCTGTACAAGAGGGCTCTGAAGCTGGCCTACGCCGCGGCGCCTGAGGAGCCGCTTAGAAGCTGGATAGCCTGCGCCTCCCCCGAGTGCTCGGCGGTGGACGAAGCCCGGGTGTGGATTAGGTGGGCCGAGAGGAGGCTGGTCACGCTGGGAGAGTCCGCCGGGGCCAAGCTGTTAAACCAGCTCTCCAACCTAGCCTTCGAGGTGATGAGAACCCTCCCCCATATCAAGTACAGACACAGAAGCGTGAGCTAG
- the prpB gene encoding methylisocitrate lyase, with the protein MLFRKSRADGAALLREELRRPGIVLVPGVFNALTALMAQQLGFRAVYVSGAAVTASMALPDLGLITLDEMVKTVKYIVDAVDVPVIVDADTGYGEALNVMRAVREFEAVGAAGIQLEDQVLPKKCGHLSGKAVVPPDEMAKKIRAAVEARRSPDFVIIARTDAVGVTGFEDAVERAQLYLEAGADVIFPEALRTEEEFREFARRVKAPLLANMTEFGVSPLIPARRLEEFGYKFVIFPVTALRVAMHAIREVFRAIMNEGTQERWLDKMFTRKELYDLIKYYDYEKLDTEISRHIDNIYKSGRGGRHG; encoded by the coding sequence ATGTTGTTTAGAAAGTCTAGGGCGGACGGCGCCGCGCTGTTGAGAGAGGAGTTGCGGAGGCCCGGCATCGTGCTGGTCCCCGGCGTCTTCAACGCGTTGACTGCTTTAATGGCCCAGCAGCTGGGCTTCAGGGCTGTGTACGTATCGGGGGCGGCTGTCACGGCCTCCATGGCCTTGCCCGACCTCGGCTTGATAACTCTCGACGAGATGGTAAAGACCGTGAAGTACATTGTAGACGCCGTAGATGTGCCAGTGATTGTAGACGCCGACACGGGCTACGGCGAGGCGCTCAACGTCATGCGCGCCGTTAGGGAGTTTGAGGCGGTGGGCGCCGCCGGGATTCAGCTAGAGGATCAGGTCCTGCCGAAAAAGTGCGGCCACCTCAGCGGCAAGGCCGTCGTGCCGCCGGACGAAATGGCTAAGAAAATCCGCGCCGCCGTGGAGGCCCGGAGAAGTCCAGACTTCGTCATAATCGCACGGACAGACGCTGTTGGGGTGACGGGGTTTGAGGATGCGGTGGAGCGGGCCCAGCTCTACCTAGAGGCGGGGGCCGACGTCATATTCCCAGAGGCCCTCCGGACTGAGGAGGAGTTTAGAGAATTCGCCAGGAGGGTCAAGGCCCCGTTGCTTGCCAACATGACGGAGTTCGGCGTCTCCCCCCTCATACCGGCCAGGCGGCTGGAGGAGTTCGGCTACAAATTTGTAATTTTCCCAGTCACCGCGCTGAGGGTGGCTATGCACGCCATTAGAGAGGTCTTCAGAGCTATAATGAACGAGGGGACGCAGGAGCGGTGGCTGGACAAGATGTTCACACGGAAGGAGCTCTACGACTTGATTAAGTACTACGACTACGAGAAGTTGGACACAGAAATTTCTAGACATATAGACAATATTTATAAGAGCGGGCGGGGTGGGCGCCATGGATAG